Proteins encoded within one genomic window of Paraglaciecola psychrophila 170:
- a CDS encoding CreA family protein has protein sequence MKGLCVCLGLTLLLVGCDKNEVGDISLGAFTTKDIKLNTLVDPIVTGVTCHVASIEADLSLSDPSDSSISCRQTGEITSAMIAAIDKSKSGDVVFKKSKSIFFKSMKIRRVYDQQSQTLMYVSYSTKETSGSFKHSLSTVPLWGTQAYNKFNTSTL, from the coding sequence ATGAAAGGGTTGTGTGTATGTTTGGGGCTCACTTTGTTGTTAGTTGGCTGTGACAAAAATGAAGTGGGTGATATCTCTCTTGGAGCTTTTACTACGAAGGATATCAAGTTAAATACTTTGGTTGACCCTATTGTCACGGGTGTGACTTGCCATGTTGCCAGTATAGAAGCGGATCTTAGTTTGTCTGATCCTTCTGATAGCTCTATTTCATGCCGGCAAACAGGCGAAATAACATCAGCCATGATTGCTGCTATTGATAAATCAAAATCAGGTGATGTGGTGTTTAAAAAATCAAAAAGTATCTTTTTCAAAAGCATGAAGATTCGTCGTGTGTATGATCAACAAAGTCAAACATTGATGTATGTGTCTTACTCCACTAAAGAAACGTCAGGCAGTTTTAAACATAGCCTTTCAACTGTTCCATTGTGGGGTACTCAAGCATATAACAAGTTTAATACCTCTACCTTATGA
- a CDS encoding LytR/AlgR family response regulator transcription factor — protein MTKLKTLIVDDEPLALKLLRAKLNKIPDIEIVGECKNGREAIAATLDLSPQLIFLDIQMPGLDGFDVVKSLQSDILPLIVFTTAYEQYALDAFDVHAVDYILKPIDDERIVRAVQRAQERLEGVDTQEDKPRILGAIDSINQRKNSETSSNRSIPSLFPMNTFVDKKIVIKDRDEITILKQSDIEWVDAAGDYVCLHSQGETHIKRSTLKELLSELDDNIFKRVHRSTIVNLNFIDKVIPHTKGEFFLLLGEFEKIKVSRNYKDAIKHFLLG, from the coding sequence ATGACCAAATTAAAAACGCTGATAGTTGATGATGAACCATTGGCGCTAAAACTGCTTCGCGCCAAGTTGAATAAAATACCTGACATTGAGATCGTAGGTGAATGCAAAAATGGCCGTGAAGCCATAGCTGCCACTCTAGACTTATCTCCCCAACTGATTTTTCTAGACATTCAGATGCCTGGTTTAGACGGCTTTGACGTGGTTAAAAGCTTACAAAGTGATATTTTACCCCTTATTGTTTTTACCACAGCTTATGAACAATATGCACTAGATGCTTTCGACGTTCACGCGGTCGATTATATTTTGAAACCCATTGATGATGAGCGAATTGTGCGTGCGGTACAAAGAGCTCAAGAACGATTGGAGGGCGTTGATACTCAAGAAGACAAACCGCGAATTTTAGGAGCGATCGATAGCATTAATCAAAGAAAAAACTCTGAAACAAGCAGCAATAGAAGTATACCCAGCTTATTTCCCATGAACACCTTTGTAGATAAAAAAATAGTGATTAAAGACCGTGATGAAATCACTATCTTAAAACAATCGGATATTGAATGGGTCGACGCTGCTGGCGATTATGTGTGTTTACATTCGCAAGGAGAAACCCACATCAAGCGCAGTACCTTAAAAGAGTTATTGTCTGAATTGGATGACAATATTTTTAAGCGGGTTCATCGCTCTACCATAGTCAATTTGAACTTTATCGATAAGGTTATTCCCCATACTAAAGGAGAATTTTTCTTGTTATTGGGGGAGTTTGAGAAAATAAAAGTTAGTCGTAACTACAAAGATGCAATCAAGCATTTTTTATTGGGATGA
- a CDS encoding DUF6768 family protein: MKNINQKILEALKDDEAAHEFSEEQANSLQLIGQSFKGTFRLSFAVVVSLQLIFAGFALYCACHLVKEVDVGLKINWLAGTLSTVVAFAIARIWFFMELNRLSVIREVKRVALQISFLAESYQK; this comes from the coding sequence ATGAAAAATATAAATCAAAAAATACTCGAAGCATTAAAAGATGATGAGGCCGCACATGAGTTTTCAGAAGAACAAGCCAATTCATTGCAATTAATTGGGCAAAGTTTTAAAGGTACTTTTCGTTTAAGCTTTGCAGTGGTGGTTAGCTTACAATTAATATTTGCAGGGTTTGCCCTTTATTGTGCATGTCATTTGGTAAAGGAGGTAGATGTAGGTTTAAAAATCAATTGGCTTGCAGGTACATTGTCAACAGTTGTTGCATTTGCTATTGCCCGTATATGGTTTTTTATGGAGCTAAATCGATTATCGGTGATACGTGAAGTTAAACGTGTAGCATTACAAATCTCTTTTTTAGCTGAGTCTTATCAAAAGTAA
- a CDS encoding glycoside hydrolase family 17 protein, with product MQSSLTTQSSIEKLTGLKHGNSICYSGYREGQDPRLGIFPSYAQVKEDLLLLADNWSYLRLYDCSKHAETVLSVIETEKLDFHIMLGVDMAAEVSNPNCPWGAHFDDEKLMENKRHNSDEIDRLIALAAHYPKSVFSVSVGNEASVEWTDHMVPVDSLVNYVQRIKANIAQPVTFCENYVPWTNKLAPLVAELDFISIHTYPVWEYQNIDNALEYTKNNYNQVLACHPHKPIVITEAGWTTQSNGQGIESWNASEALQTAYYAQLLEWTTKERILTFVFEAFDEPWKGSDDPQEPEKHWGLFKVDRKPKQVMQEA from the coding sequence ATGCAAAGTAGTCTGACTACTCAATCTTCTATTGAAAAATTGACAGGTCTAAAACATGGTAATAGCATTTGTTATTCGGGTTACAGAGAGGGTCAAGATCCACGTTTAGGAATTTTTCCAAGTTATGCGCAAGTGAAAGAAGATTTACTGTTGTTGGCTGATAATTGGTCTTATTTACGTTTATATGACTGCAGCAAACATGCCGAAACTGTGCTCAGTGTGATTGAAACAGAAAAGTTAGATTTTCATATTATGTTGGGAGTGGATATGGCTGCAGAAGTCAGTAATCCTAATTGCCCCTGGGGCGCGCATTTTGACGATGAAAAACTCATGGAAAATAAACGTCACAACAGTGATGAAATTGACCGCCTTATTGCATTAGCTGCTCACTATCCAAAATCCGTGTTTTCTGTGTCTGTGGGGAATGAAGCCAGTGTGGAATGGACCGATCATATGGTACCCGTAGATAGTCTGGTGAATTACGTGCAGCGTATAAAAGCCAATATTGCACAACCTGTGACTTTCTGTGAAAACTACGTACCTTGGACAAATAAATTGGCGCCTTTAGTGGCGGAGTTGGACTTTATTTCAATCCACACTTATCCAGTTTGGGAATATCAGAATATCGATAATGCCCTTGAATATACAAAAAATAATTACAATCAGGTGTTGGCTTGTCACCCGCATAAACCTATCGTCATTACTGAAGCGGGCTGGACCACTCAGTCAAACGGTCAGGGTATTGAGTCATGGAATGCATCAGAAGCATTACAAACTGCGTATTACGCTCAGTTGTTAGAATGGACCACAAAAGAACGCATACTTACCTTCGTATTTGAAGCGTTTGATGAGCCTTGGAAAGGTTCAGATGATCCACAAGAGCCAGAGAAACACTGGGGTCTTTTTAAGGTTGATCGTAAACCCAAACAGGTCATGCAGGAAGCCTAG
- a CDS encoding sugar porter family MFS transporter: MKNNQPQSIIYVFYVSIIVALGGFLMGFDASVISGVVKFIEPEFNLTKIQLGWAVASLSLTATFAMITAGPLSDRFGRKVILKVAALLFFASAIASAFAPSFLLLVMARMLGGLGVGAALIIAPMYIAEIGPAKYRGRMVSLNQLNIVLGISVAFFTNYLILQAANSDSDWVQTFGFDQWNWRWMLGIEAIPALIYFICLSIVPESPRWLMMKGRVQEASVILKRALGQQNAEKEIQQINNSISLAQNQTKGAFMDLLKPSMRLVMIVGISIAILQQITGINAVFFYAPMIFEQTGLGTDASFMQAILVGITNVVFTLIAIALIDKIGRKSLLLAGVSGIIVCMFSLAYQFNAATYTLTAQAISSLSTEIDIQALQPIVGATFNSDLAFKSAITDLLSATQVVQFESTLVSAAIQMNGTMILVSILGFVACFAVSLGPVMWVLFSELFPNRIRGIAISFVGLINSGISFLVQLIFPWELANLGATFTFAIYGGFAFIGLMIILKFLPETKGKTLEELEILLVKQ; encoded by the coding sequence ATGAAAAACAATCAGCCTCAATCCATTATCTACGTATTTTATGTATCTATCATAGTGGCATTGGGAGGATTCTTAATGGGCTTCGATGCATCTGTTATTTCAGGTGTGGTCAAATTTATTGAACCAGAATTTAATTTAACTAAAATTCAATTAGGCTGGGCTGTGGCTTCATTATCGCTCACCGCAACGTTCGCCATGATTACAGCCGGACCGCTAAGTGACCGATTTGGTAGAAAAGTCATATTGAAGGTAGCCGCACTGCTGTTTTTTGCATCGGCCATTGCTTCAGCATTTGCACCCAGCTTTTTACTGTTAGTTATGGCGAGAATGCTCGGTGGTTTGGGTGTAGGTGCAGCTCTAATAATTGCCCCTATGTATATTGCTGAAATTGGTCCTGCTAAATATCGTGGCCGTATGGTATCCCTTAATCAGCTAAATATTGTACTGGGCATATCGGTAGCCTTTTTTACCAACTACTTGATATTGCAGGCTGCTAATTCTGATAGCGACTGGGTGCAAACCTTTGGTTTTGACCAGTGGAATTGGCGCTGGATGTTAGGTATTGAGGCAATCCCAGCACTAATATATTTTATTTGTTTATCCATAGTGCCAGAAAGCCCACGCTGGTTGATGATGAAAGGCCGCGTTCAGGAAGCAAGCGTTATTTTGAAAAGGGCGTTAGGCCAGCAAAATGCAGAAAAAGAAATCCAGCAAATCAACAACAGCATCAGCCTCGCGCAAAACCAAACGAAAGGCGCATTCATGGACTTACTTAAACCCTCTATGCGCCTAGTAATGATTGTCGGTATCTCAATTGCCATATTGCAGCAAATTACCGGTATTAACGCCGTTTTCTTTTATGCCCCGATGATTTTTGAACAAACCGGTCTAGGTACTGATGCCTCGTTTATGCAAGCGATATTGGTGGGCATCACCAACGTAGTATTTACCTTAATTGCCATTGCACTAATTGATAAAATTGGGCGTAAATCATTATTATTAGCCGGTGTCTCTGGAATTATTGTATGTATGTTTAGTTTGGCCTATCAGTTTAATGCCGCCACTTATACTCTTACAGCTCAAGCTATCAGCAGCCTCTCCACAGAAATAGATATTCAAGCGTTACAACCCATAGTTGGCGCGACATTTAACAGTGACTTAGCATTTAAATCAGCAATCACTGACCTTCTAAGTGCAACCCAAGTGGTACAATTTGAATCAACCTTAGTATCTGCAGCCATCCAAATGAATGGCACCATGATTTTAGTGAGCATATTAGGTTTTGTAGCCTGCTTTGCAGTGTCTTTGGGGCCAGTTATGTGGGTATTGTTTTCAGAATTGTTCCCTAACCGAATTCGCGGTATTGCTATTTCGTTTGTTGGCTTAATCAATTCGGGTATAAGTTTCTTGGTACAACTTATATTCCCTTGGGAACTGGCAAACTTAGGCGCCACATTTACCTTTGCTATTTATGGCGGATTTGCCTTCATTGGTCTGATGATTATTCTCAAGTTTTTACCTGAAACTAAAGGGAAGACATTAGAAGAATTAGAGATTTTGTTGGTCAAACAATAA
- a CDS encoding DUF924 family protein, protein MTSQDIITFWFEKIESCKWWSKDHYFDDLIKKRFSDIHRAAKCCELSDWRKTAQGRLAEIIVLDQFSRNMFRNSALSFTADPLALALAQEAISVGADAELNQGQRSFLFMPFMHSESLIIHGAAVKLYTDNGSQYSLDFEIKHRIIIAEFGRYPHRNSILSRTSTQVELEFLTQDNSSF, encoded by the coding sequence ATGACGAGTCAAGATATCATCACTTTTTGGTTTGAAAAAATTGAGTCATGTAAATGGTGGAGTAAAGACCATTATTTTGATGACTTGATAAAGAAACGTTTCTCAGACATACATCGAGCAGCAAAGTGTTGTGAGTTATCTGATTGGCGAAAAACAGCACAAGGACGTTTGGCAGAAATAATCGTTCTAGATCAATTTTCGCGGAATATGTTTCGTAACAGCGCATTGTCTTTTACTGCTGATCCATTAGCGTTAGCATTGGCTCAGGAGGCCATTTCTGTCGGTGCTGATGCTGAGTTAAATCAAGGTCAACGAAGCTTCTTATTTATGCCATTTATGCATAGTGAGTCGTTAATCATTCATGGTGCTGCTGTGAAGCTATACACAGATAACGGCTCTCAATATTCTTTAGATTTTGAGATCAAGCATCGAATTATCATTGCAGAATTTGGCCGTTATCCCCATAGAAATTCTATTTTAAGTCGTACTTCGACTCAGGTAGAGCTTGAGTTTCTAACCCAAGATAATTCTTCATTCTAA
- a CDS encoding RNA polymerase sigma factor has product MKRNNQHILSEWLVVNCQLGCADALQQLMKIWYPKLLRYASRELGDEQKAQDAVQNTFEAVSKTIRKLKDLGSFIKWLYQISTKQGRCHHLEKAKAR; this is encoded by the coding sequence ATGAAAAGAAATAATCAACACATTTTATCAGAATGGTTAGTGGTGAACTGCCAATTGGGTTGTGCCGACGCATTACAACAACTGATGAAAATTTGGTATCCCAAGTTATTACGTTATGCCTCTCGAGAGTTAGGTGACGAACAAAAAGCACAAGATGCAGTACAAAATACCTTCGAAGCAGTCAGTAAAACCATCCGTAAACTAAAAGATCTGGGTTCTTTTATTAAATGGTTGTACCAAATTAGTACAAAACAAGGACGTTGTCATCATTTGGAAAAAGCAAAAGCAAGATAA
- a CDS encoding rhodanese-like domain-containing protein, which yields MSVRIEQALKKMLQGSVAVISCDMLADSISGGSAWLILDSREAAEFEISHLPAAKWVGYNDFCMLKVSEVPKNVNVVVYCSIGVRSEKIAEKLIASGFSNVRNLYGGIFAWANDYKSLVKQYQVPTLAVHGYDHHWAKLLDQHVHCIHTK from the coding sequence GTGTCAGTTAGAATAGAACAGGCATTAAAGAAAATGTTGCAAGGCTCTGTTGCTGTTATTAGCTGCGACATGTTGGCTGATTCTATTAGTGGCGGGTCTGCTTGGCTAATACTCGATAGCCGCGAAGCGGCCGAATTCGAAATTAGCCATTTACCTGCTGCAAAGTGGGTAGGGTATAATGATTTTTGTATGCTCAAGGTGTCTGAGGTGCCCAAAAATGTAAATGTAGTGGTGTATTGCTCAATAGGAGTGCGCAGCGAAAAAATAGCTGAGAAACTCATAGCCTCTGGATTTTCTAATGTAAGGAATTTATACGGTGGCATATTTGCTTGGGCAAATGATTACAAATCCTTAGTCAAACAATACCAAGTGCCAACGTTAGCCGTACACGGTTATGATCATCACTGGGCTAAGTTACTTGACCAACATGTGCATTGCATACATACCAAGTAA
- a CDS encoding sensor histidine kinase, with translation MILTLFLYVGFMHIWHKPFIYRATAGFIMVLVVSLIWTLFRIEAFIRLTDIITEWSEFGGWHFASVFIFLCWTGLFHGMRYNDLLQTEHRIMLKAEAEAREEQMKRMHAQTIARDAQIKMLRYQLNPHFLCNTLNAISSLVEVNESEKAQSMTVQLSRFLRHSLDNNPDTKLSLENEVKALNLYLEIEKTRFGDRLSLDFQIDEKAKLAMVPSLLLQPIIENSMKHAIAQNELGGTISIQAKVVQQRLIMQLSDTGSGSKIGKSKMESSKGRGVGLRNINERLKVLYENDFSVNIDLLPLGGLRTTIEIPCEYSTTGSGYPIINQERLSENEYKV, from the coding sequence TTGATTCTTACTTTGTTTTTATATGTTGGTTTTATGCATATATGGCATAAACCTTTTATTTATCGCGCTACCGCTGGATTTATAATGGTGTTAGTGGTGTCACTGATCTGGACATTATTTAGGATTGAAGCTTTTATTCGTTTGACTGATATCATTACAGAGTGGAGCGAATTTGGTGGTTGGCACTTTGCCAGTGTATTTATATTTTTATGTTGGACCGGTCTGTTTCATGGCATGCGTTACAACGATTTACTGCAAACAGAACACAGGATCATGCTTAAAGCTGAGGCTGAAGCCCGTGAAGAGCAGATGAAACGTATGCATGCTCAAACCATTGCTAGAGACGCTCAAATAAAAATGCTACGTTATCAGTTAAACCCCCATTTCTTGTGCAATACCCTAAATGCTATCAGTTCATTGGTGGAAGTGAATGAATCAGAAAAAGCACAAAGCATGACGGTGCAATTGAGCCGTTTTTTACGTCACTCTCTGGATAATAATCCAGACACCAAATTATCGTTAGAAAATGAAGTTAAGGCTCTTAATCTTTATCTGGAAATAGAAAAAACGAGATTTGGTGACAGATTGAGTTTGGATTTTCAGATTGATGAGAAGGCTAAACTAGCCATGGTTCCCAGCCTCTTGTTACAACCCATTATTGAGAATTCCATGAAACATGCGATTGCTCAAAATGAGTTAGGTGGCACTATTTCAATCCAAGCTAAAGTAGTTCAGCAACGGCTTATTATGCAGCTAAGTGACACGGGTAGTGGCAGTAAAATAGGTAAAAGCAAAATGGAAAGTTCTAAGGGGCGGGGGGTTGGTCTACGTAACATCAATGAACGACTAAAAGTACTGTATGAAAACGATTTTTCGGTGAATATTGACCTCTTGCCATTAGGGGGATTAAGAACCACTATAGAGATCCCCTGTGAATACAGCACTACTGGTAGTGGTTATCCAATTATTAATCAAGAACGGTTGTCAGAAAATGAGTATAAAGTATGA
- a CDS encoding DEAD/DEAH box helicase, whose translation MKFSNLGLANEIQQALEVCGYTEMTPVQEQAIVPARRGKDLLVNAQTGTGKTAAFALPILQQMLDKPKDTLSGSPRALILTPTRELAEQLANTIGAYAQFLPLKVTALYGGVKMGGQSNKLKDGVDILISTPGRLIEHLELSNVNLANAEFVVLDEADRMLDMGFVADVQNILKFTAKKRQTLLFSATSSPAVNELSHKLLNNHQVLRVTKINATAETVSHVMYPVEESRKIDLFKALLKEQNWFQVLVFTSTKQQADELMAALKRSKIDAAVCHADKTQGARRRAIADFKSAKLQVLIATEVAARGLDIQGLDYVVNYNLPYLPEDYVHRIGRTGRAGKEGYAISFVSREEENTVARIEKMIGSKIKRIVKAGFEVSNRMSLLKSVAKNTRNSRSNKASETQISHDKSSPYQAKKSKARASKPNKGKK comes from the coding sequence ATGAAATTTTCAAATTTAGGTTTAGCCAATGAAATCCAACAGGCCCTCGAAGTCTGTGGTTATACTGAAATGACGCCCGTTCAAGAACAGGCAATTGTTCCTGCCCGCAGAGGCAAAGATCTTTTGGTTAATGCCCAGACAGGTACCGGTAAAACGGCCGCTTTTGCTTTACCTATTTTACAGCAAATGCTGGATAAACCTAAAGACACCTTATCGGGTAGCCCGCGAGCATTAATTTTAACCCCAACTAGGGAGCTAGCTGAACAGCTCGCCAACACTATTGGCGCCTATGCACAATTTTTACCTTTAAAGGTAACTGCGCTTTATGGTGGCGTGAAAATGGGTGGCCAATCAAATAAACTTAAAGATGGCGTGGATATCCTGATTTCAACACCAGGGCGCTTAATTGAACATTTAGAATTGAGTAACGTTAATCTTGCCAACGCTGAGTTTGTAGTTCTCGATGAAGCAGACCGTATGTTAGATATGGGATTTGTTGCTGATGTACAAAATATATTAAAGTTCACCGCTAAAAAACGCCAGACATTGTTATTTTCTGCTACTTCATCTCCAGCCGTAAATGAATTATCCCATAAGTTATTGAACAATCATCAGGTGTTAAGAGTTACCAAAATTAATGCCACGGCCGAGACAGTTTCACACGTTATGTACCCAGTGGAAGAGTCACGCAAGATTGATTTGTTCAAAGCCTTATTAAAAGAGCAAAACTGGTTTCAAGTACTGGTTTTTACTAGTACAAAGCAACAAGCCGATGAACTCATGGCTGCATTAAAACGCAGCAAAATTGATGCTGCTGTGTGTCATGCTGACAAAACCCAAGGGGCTCGCCGCCGTGCTATTGCCGATTTTAAATCAGCAAAACTACAAGTGTTAATTGCTACAGAAGTAGCGGCGCGAGGCTTAGATATTCAAGGTTTAGATTATGTGGTCAACTACAACCTACCTTATCTACCTGAGGATTATGTGCACCGCATTGGCAGAACAGGTCGTGCAGGTAAAGAGGGGTACGCTATATCATTCGTTAGCCGTGAAGAAGAAAACACCGTAGCTCGCATCGAAAAAATGATTGGTAGCAAAATAAAACGTATTGTAAAAGCAGGCTTTGAAGTCAGTAACCGCATGAGTTTGTTGAAAAGCGTTGCAAAAAACACCCGAAACAGTCGCAGTAACAAAGCTAGTGAGACCCAAATAAGTCATGATAAGTCTTCACCGTATCAAGCAAAAAAATCAAAGGCACGGGCTTCCAAACCCAACAAAGGTAAAAAATAA
- a CDS encoding glycoside hydrolase family 17 protein has translation MSGNYYRNRANLLHVGKSSINEMQAEVGRLLADKIHGLSFSPYISGQGPGTQITEEQIHQRLQLIAPHVKWVRTFSCTEGNELIPKIAAEYGLKTLVGVWLEGDLENNEKELANAIKVARAGHADLLAVGNEVLLREEMSQDQLIDYIQRAKQGAPGVPVGYVDAYFLFEDNQKVTDACDVIFANCYPFWEGYLAEHALVYMKDMYSRAQKVAPGKQVIISETGWPDQGSAEGAAVPSYENAIRYFVDSYHWTQEEGIDLFYFSSFDEDWKVADEGDVGAYWGILDKDGNHKYAK, from the coding sequence ATGTCTGGAAATTATTATAGAAATCGCGCTAATTTACTTCATGTTGGTAAATCGTCGATAAATGAAATGCAAGCTGAAGTCGGCAGGTTATTAGCTGATAAAATTCATGGTTTGTCTTTTAGTCCTTATATTTCTGGGCAAGGGCCTGGTACCCAAATTACTGAAGAGCAAATTCATCAGCGCTTGCAACTTATTGCGCCTCATGTGAAATGGGTTAGAACTTTCTCTTGCACTGAAGGTAATGAGTTAATCCCTAAAATAGCCGCTGAATATGGTTTGAAAACGTTAGTTGGTGTATGGCTAGAAGGCGACCTCGAGAATAACGAAAAAGAGCTTGCAAATGCTATCAAAGTGGCTCGAGCGGGACACGCCGACTTACTCGCTGTGGGCAACGAAGTGTTGCTGCGCGAAGAAATGTCACAGGACCAATTAATAGATTATATTCAGCGCGCCAAACAAGGTGCGCCCGGCGTACCGGTAGGATACGTGGATGCGTATTTCTTATTTGAAGACAATCAGAAAGTTACCGACGCCTGCGATGTGATTTTTGCTAATTGTTATCCCTTTTGGGAAGGTTACCTTGCAGAGCATGCATTGGTTTACATGAAAGATATGTACAGCAGAGCACAAAAGGTCGCGCCGGGTAAACAGGTGATTATCAGCGAAACTGGCTGGCCAGACCAAGGCAGTGCTGAGGGAGCCGCGGTGCCATCTTATGAAAATGCGATCCGTTATTTTGTAGACTCTTACCACTGGACACAAGAAGAGGGAATTGACTTGTTTTATTTTTCCTCATTTGATGAAGATTGGAAAGTAGCTGATGAAGGTGACGTGGGTGCTTATTGGGGTATTTTAGATAAAGATGGAAATCACAAGTATGCAAAGTAG